The following are encoded together in the Osmerus eperlanus chromosome 18, fOsmEpe2.1, whole genome shotgun sequence genome:
- the LOC134038614 gene encoding hydroxycarboxylic acid receptor 2-like encodes MENITTGECCAFEAPILDTALPPILILEFIFGLLGNFVALWMFTFHMESWKPNSVYLAHLAVADSIVLFCLPFRADYYRRGKHWIYGDVPCRILLFLLAANRAAGIFFLTAVAVDRFFKIVHPLNAINRMGLTYALWVSFGLWCLIIAATAYLLSGPHFFYRDNRTQCESFNICMGFSPLSTWHNTFYVIQFFLPTAIVTFCTISITWQLKNKTVDKKGKIKRAVQFVLTVAFVFIVCFFPSTVSRIAVWILKAWYTDCKYFKEANLAFYTSVCFTYFNSVLNPIVYYFSSPSFSGTFHKLLNKLMGKKEDEEQSANGGSMHVS; translated from the coding sequence ATGGAAAACATCACCACAGGTGAATGTTGTGCTTTTGAAGCTCCCATCCTCGACACggctctccctcccatccttaTTCTGGAGTTCATCTTCGGACTGTTGGGGAATTTTGTGGCTTTATGGATGTTTACCTTCCACATGGAATCCTGGAAGCCAAACTCGGTGTACCTGGCCCACCTCGCTGTAGCAGACTCCATCGTCCTCTTCTGCCTTCCTTTCAGAGCCGACTACTACAGACGAGGAAAGCACTGGATCTACGGGGACGTCCCATGTCGCATTCTGCTTTTTCTGCTGGCCGCAAACCGGGCGGCTGGGATCTTTTTCCTCACAGCTGTGGCAGTCGACCGCTTCTTTAAAATCGTCCACCCGTTGAACGCAATTAACCGTATGGGTCTGACCTATGCTCTCTGGGTGTCATTTGGTCTGTGGTGCCTGATTATTGCTGCAACTGCCTATCTGTTATCAGGCCCGCATTTCTTCTACCGCGACAACCGGACACAGTGTGAAAGCTTCAACATCTGTATGGGGTTCAGCCCTTTGTCTACCTGGCACAATACCTTTTATGTCATCCAGTTCTTTCTGCCTACTGCCATTGTCACGTTCTGTACAATTTCAATTACATGGCAGCTCAAGAACAAGACAGTGGACAAAAAAGGGAAAATCAAAAGGGCCGTTCAGTTTGTTTTGACTGTGGCGTTTGTTTTCATCGTTTGTTTCTTTCCCAGCACCGTCTCGCGCATTGCTGTGTGGATTCTCAAGGCATGGTATACTGACTGCAAGTACTTCAAAGAGGCCAACCTGGCATTCTACACCTCAGTGTGTTTTACGTACTTCAACAGTGTCCTCAACCCCATTGTGTACTATTTTTCCAGTCCTTCATTTAGTGGAACTTTCCACAAACTTCTGAATAAATTGATGGGTAAAAAAGAGGATGAAGAACAGTCGGCCAACGGTGGCTCCATGCATGTGTCATGA
- the denr gene encoding density-regulated protein isoform X1, with translation MATTENTDSGSADHKGDHHGCADSDAKYPFKVLYCGVCSLPTEYCEYMPEPAKCRQWLEKNFPDVFARMSVGPAGNAPKPDPGSGESPPVGEEEEKKKQKRGGRGQIKQKKKTVPQKVTIAKIPRAKKKYVTRVCGLATFDIDLKEAQRFFAQKFSCGASVTAEDEIIIQGDFTDDIIDVIQEKWPEVDDESIDDLGEVKK, from the exons ATGGCTACTACTGAAAATACAGATTCAGGTTCGGCAGATCACAAAGGGGATCATCATGGGTGTGCAGACTCTGACGCTAAGTACCCCTTCAAAGTCCTCTACTGTGGAG TGTGCTCCTTGCCAACAGAG TATTGTGAGTACATGCCAGAGCCAGCCAAATGCAGGCAGTGGCTGGAGAAGAATTTCCCAGATGTGTTCGCCCGGATGAGCGTTGGT CCGGCAGGAAATGCTCCCAAGCCGGATCCAGGAAGTGGAGAGTCTCCCCCTgtaggcgaggaggaggagaagaagaaacaaAAGAGAG GTGGCAGAGGTCAGATTAAACAAAAGAAGAAGACTGTCCCCCAGAAGGTGACGATAGCGAAAATCCCACGAGCAAAAAAGAAATATGTCACACGGGTGTGTGGCCTGGCTACCTTCG ACATTGACCTTAAAGAGGCTCAGAGATTCTTTGCCCAAAAGTTCTCCTGTGGTGCCTCGGTGACAGCAGAGGATGAAATCATCATTCAGGGAGATTTTACAGACGACATTATTGATGTCATTCAAGAGAAATGGCCTGAG GTGGATGACGAAAGCATTGATGACCTGGGAGAAGTCAAGAAGTGA
- the denr gene encoding density-regulated protein isoform X2, whose translation MATTENTDSGSADHKGDHHGCADSDAKYPFKVLYCGVCSLPTEYCEYMPEPAKCRQWLEKNFPDVFARMSVGNAPKPDPGSGESPPVGEEEEKKKQKRGGRGQIKQKKKTVPQKVTIAKIPRAKKKYVTRVCGLATFDIDLKEAQRFFAQKFSCGASVTAEDEIIIQGDFTDDIIDVIQEKWPEVDDESIDDLGEVKK comes from the exons ATGGCTACTACTGAAAATACAGATTCAGGTTCGGCAGATCACAAAGGGGATCATCATGGGTGTGCAGACTCTGACGCTAAGTACCCCTTCAAAGTCCTCTACTGTGGAG TGTGCTCCTTGCCAACAGAG TATTGTGAGTACATGCCAGAGCCAGCCAAATGCAGGCAGTGGCTGGAGAAGAATTTCCCAGATGTGTTCGCCCGGATGAGCGTTG GAAATGCTCCCAAGCCGGATCCAGGAAGTGGAGAGTCTCCCCCTgtaggcgaggaggaggagaagaagaaacaaAAGAGAG GTGGCAGAGGTCAGATTAAACAAAAGAAGAAGACTGTCCCCCAGAAGGTGACGATAGCGAAAATCCCACGAGCAAAAAAGAAATATGTCACACGGGTGTGTGGCCTGGCTACCTTCG ACATTGACCTTAAAGAGGCTCAGAGATTCTTTGCCCAAAAGTTCTCCTGTGGTGCCTCGGTGACAGCAGAGGATGAAATCATCATTCAGGGAGATTTTACAGACGACATTATTGATGTCATTCAAGAGAAATGGCCTGAG GTGGATGACGAAAGCATTGATGACCTGGGAGAAGTCAAGAAGTGA